One Gossypium arboreum isolate Shixiya-1 chromosome 13, ASM2569848v2, whole genome shotgun sequence genomic window, ATCGGAAGAGATGAGTTATGGCATTTCTAGGATTAGAATACGGTCCTATTGATTCAATCTTTATGCTTGGCACGGAACTCTTGTTTCGAGTGAAAGGGAGAGCAGTGGCCCGCACCGCATTCACAGGTAAATTTCCCTCTACGGGGCGGGGGTGGGAAAGTGGGCTTGAGGGTTCCCATTCACGGAGGGGGTGCAAGGCAAAAGAAAAACTCACATTGGGTTTAGGGATAATCTGACTCGAACTGATGACCACCTCCGCGTCAAGGTGACACTCTACCGCAGAGTTATATCCCTTCCCTGCCCCCCATCAAGAAATAGAACTGTCTTTTCTGTATACTTTCCCCGGTTCCGTTGCTAGCGCGGGCTTTACGCAATTGGCCGGATCATATAGATATCCCTTCAACACAACATAGGTCGTCGAAAGGGGCTCGGAGGTCTCACCAAAGCACGAAAGCCAGGATCTTTCAGAAAATGGATTCCTATTCGAAGAGTGCATAACCGCATGGATAAGCTCACACTAACCCGTCCATTTTGGTCCAATTCGGGGTTTTCCTTGGGGGTATCGGTAAGGAAAGGAAGGCCATATAGGGAAGAAAGTTGCTTTTATAGAAGTTCGAAGCATGGCATGATAAAGCCTAAGTAGGTCAAGTGCAAAAGGCTCTATGGCAATTGAGAGTTTCAACAATCAATCTAGTTCTATCCCACACCCGATTCTCACTCCTTCAATCAAGCCAGCTGAGAGGAATTGAGACTTTCAATGGTCCGCTCTTCTCTCCTCGTGATCGAAGCTGACCCCAGAAGTTGGGTATTCCTTCTTAAGAGGACACTAAACCTCCCGATCTTGCTAGCCGGGGGCTCAGTCTTTCAAGATTAAATCTTTCCCCTTCCGGTCCCAGGGAATCGCTCTTATAGTAGGAGGTTTACTATGTCCCCAACTTCTCTTTATTAAGAAACTCGGTTGTGtactataattataataaatagatTGTACCCTAAGCGCAGATCCCAAAGAAAGCAGTTGGCTCTTCCTACATCCATGCATAAAGAATTAGTAAGTAGGGTCCTCGAAGCCCGCCCGCCAAAGGGCTAAGTCGAGTGATTCCTCTTGTAGGGGATCGTAGCTAGCTATAGTATCACACGATTCTTTCATCTTCTTTTCACATTCATTCTCGGCCGTCTAGCTATAGGACCTCGAATCGATTATTAATACGATTCTATTTAatcctttataggtggaaaatcgTCTACTTTATAAATAAGGCTAAGGCTTTCCTCTTTGTGAGGAATTCCCTCCAGGTTGTCGGCTTTATCGGGGTCACTCTCACTCTAAGTCCGAGCGCAGGACCCTTTTCCACAGTTACAGGACCGTTGCGACAGTTGTTGATACCGGAAAAGTTTCCCTCAGACATCTCGACCGGGAAGACCTCTTACGAGAGTTGCTTGCCTTCCACCGATTGACTGCTTCTATTCCCGTTATGCCCCTATTTGACTTCCCTATTTGCTTACGGATTTGCTTAACGAAAACTTCCCTCAGGCTGGTTATTCCTTGCTTGACAAAAGAGAAGAGTTTACTAGAAAGCACTGGAAGGGAATCGCTTTCCTATCTCTAAAAGGAAGAACGGGATTCCATCGAACGGAAAGCCTTCTTACGCCTTATTAGCGAGAGTTTTGACTGGTAGTAGTACCTCCGAGGAGCGCTTTAACAGGACTTCCGCTTACAGAAAATAGGCCTACGAAAGAAAAAAGCCTACGAGATTCACTCATAACAGAAGGGATTACCCACCTATCGTGCTAATAAGAAAAACGAGCGCCTTATTAGTTAGTCAAGTAATCAAGGTCAGTAAAGCGGGAATAAATTGACCAAGCAAAGGATACTGAAACCGATGAAGCAAACAACGGCTACCAGAAGAGCGGCATCCGTTTTCCACAGGACAGTGGCGAGAGACCCATTCTCGATAGAGGAGAGTACGACAGAAGACAGGGCCAGACGAGATATTGAAAGGCTTGAATGGACAGGTAAGGGACAGACTGATTGCACTTACCAGGCACAGGACTTATTGGCTTAAGAAGCAAGCCAAAAAAGAAGGGATTCGCTTACAGAAGTACTATCCATATTAAGAAAGGGAATATATCTATTTGAAGGAAGGTACTCGTGTACGGGAATCGAAGTGATTAGAACAGAACTGAGCTTGCCAGCCAGGAATGAAGAAGCAACGGACAGATAGACTCAAAATTTACATCCTGTATTCTATCCTTTAATTGATTGCATACCGTCTTGCTCCTGTTTACCGTACTATTAGCTGTACTTCTTTCCGAATGGTTCATTCCCTACTTACTCTATTAGGGGCATACTCAATAGTTGTCTTTCCTTTCCTGTACTTTTTTATTTCCCTATTTGATCTAGTAAGGGGGAAAGGCAGACCGCTTACCATAAACAGAAGATCGATATCGCACAGAAGGCCTGATATCGCCCTATTTGAGATACTGATTCAAGTTAGAGTACTTCCTCAGAGCGATTGAACTATCCTTTTGACTAAATAGATGCATAGAGAGGGAATCCTGAACTACAGGAAAAAAGGAGAGCTACTTGCCAGCAGAAGGAAAGGAAGAAGCAAAAGCTTTCGCATGTAGTCACTCACATTATCTGTACTTTACGTAAGCCTGTTAGTGCAGCTCAGCTGGAAGAGATTCTAAGCGAGAAGCAGTACTGAACCGGAGCCACATCGAGTTAGTTCCCCTCAAAGCCTTCTTCCGAACTTGCCAACAAGTGCTTATGAAAGCAGGTCGGTCTCTATCAAACAATCAAGCGCAAGAGACAACAGGGTCTTGAGGCAGGAAGATTGATAGACACAGAAAGAGAAGATCTAGATTTCAAAGAAGAGAAGCGAAAGCCGCTCAAATGCAAAATTGGAGGGCAGAAGCCACTCGCTTCACTAAGGGCAAGGAACAAAAACCACTCAATTCTTTGTGAAATTAAGGAGAGCAGCCAGCCCTttcttattatattaattattagcgGGTAGGTTAAACTTTTTCCTGAAGCATAGATGAAATTAGAGATGAAAAAGACGCTAGCATTAGCAGAAGATCATCGATCATACTTTCTTTCCTTAGACCACTATCGAGGAAGAGAAACTCATAGCACAGATGATCCTTACCCGTGAAGGTAGTTTACTTGCTTTGGTGCCTAGTCTATAGGTCCAATCTCATCTGCTAGCGCTTATTTGTTGCTTGGTCCGGGCACATTATCAATCTTTGATTCcaaaacttattcattatttaattccatttatactatttttagtaatttttcaaattcacgtcactatcTTTATtctaatctattttatggtaaattttacctatttcatggttttccatggattagctagtaatttgacatacataacaccaaatatgatcatgattagccattccaatggctaatcattaccaatcatttccataccactcaataaccatatcataagaccatatatacaaaatgattataatgttatacatgccatactcaaaatatacaagccattatgccaagatggtatacggatagtgtgagcgagcctccgaccgttcctgatttccgagctggcttgtcaaaactacaaggaatgaaaaggagggagtaagcataaatgcttaataagttcacatgcaaatagcaagtaacataaccatataagcaaacataaaacatcatttgcataatcatcaccaagacattcatatcacattttcatttatcatcttatcatattgttgttatatcgatttttcaacccgagggttaagtacatacctgttcaaagtacccatttcacaacacttaccaatatgtccctttcatcttgagtattccttcATTTCAGCAGAACTTtccccgttgaacacatcggaatataatttggatacatggaaagtttgcacataagtgccacatatgtagccaagctaccatgtaacccgcccataagcgaactcggactcaactcaatgagctctcgtatccataagtgaactcggactcaactcaatgagctcggatgcctagttacatctcttgaactcgaactcaactcaacgagttcggacatttgcatccataagtgaactcagactcaactcaacgagttcggatgcccaaatatcccagtgatatgtcacttgtatcctaatccattcctaaggttcaacgagacctttttcccaatcatgtgtctcaaccatcttcatCGATTTCTTTTAATTGTTCTCGGGCTATGGGCATTGGTCCACATGAATCAAGCTAATCCCTTCTTTTTCGATAGCGATATCAAGAAATGCATTCCACTTTCTCGAATGTATAAGTGGACCTCTCAAAAGTATAAGTAGACATTAGTCTTGCTGGTTCGgtctttttcttttattgtttctATGCCCACATTGACTAGTTTTAAAGCGCTGTTTAGTGACTTTCATGTCTTCTGCCTGCTACTTTAACTTTAGGAAGATTCTTACAGTCTTATATGCCTTTTTTTAGGCGTCTAGACGCCTTCCCCCAATTCTAGGATGCGTAGTAGCTCTAGTAAGTCCGTAGCTGGATCTGGATCAGGATGCGGAGTTTGAGCTGCGGGGTGAGGGAGAGATGGCTATGTCTATCCCATCCCTTCTTTGGTTCAGTCTTTGGTAGTAGGTGCGATATTGAAGGAGTTCAGGGCTAAGGGCTGGAGCTTTATTCCCACTCCCAGTAGTCTGTCTTCAGTAGTTCGCTTGGAAAGTAGTCTTTCGTAAGCAGGAGCGTAGCGCTTCGCAGGTGAAGGTGCAGGATTTGCTTCTTCCCCTTATAGCGGCTTCTGTTATTTTCACATAAATGTTATAATAAATCCTATCTCCCCCTATCTCTACTTCTGCTAACGAACGCTAGAATTGGGATATCGAGAAAGAAGGTAGACCGTAGAAGGTTCAACAAAGAAAAGCAAGAAAACGTAAGCCCAACCTATACAAGGGCTTACGTTTTTCAACTGCATCGTACCGGGAGGGGTCCGTACCTCCTTTAGATAGATAGAGCCCCGTGCTCCTAATGTAGAGCTATAACTACTGCTACCGTGGAATCCGCGATCACACATGAGTACCTCGCCTTCCAAAAAAAGCGGCTGCTAATTGGCACTAATGCTAATGGGGACCATCGATCAAGAAGGACTTCGGAGACTgcaatcaaataaaaaaaatatatataaatatggagCCAACTCTTCTAGTTGCGCCTCTAACCTTACTACGCTACCCAACCAGCTGATAAAAGGTCTAATTCAGCAGGGCTAGAGGCACGAAATGCCGATCAAACCCGTTAAAGGAAGCCTAATCAAAGCAGGCAAACAAGAAGATCTGACTGAGTTGATGATGGACCGGATCTCGAAAGGTGAGAGACTTTGATAAAGACGTATGAGAAAGGGAGGGTCGAGAGAGGCTTATTGCACGATCCACCCAACTCAGCTAAGCTAATAAATGCTGCATAAGAGAGTGGGAGGCCGGCCCCTGCCCATCTGGAGGTGCACACCCATTTAGGAACATATGCAAAGGGGTAAAGAAAGAAGTTAATGGAGAACTACCAAATCCAATAACTTTGATTTGTTCGTATCATTCTGTCATCGATCACTGCTGGGTCGGTTGGTGAGTCACCCCAAAAAAAGCATCGAGAAAGGTCAAGCATATATGTTTTATGAAATGATCAGCGGTCTCATTTATGCTATGCCCTGCATCGTGTTCGTGTGTGTTTATTGAGCTTTCTTCACTTCAGCGCCATGCGCTTTGCTTCGCTTTATAGAAGAGAGAGACCGTTGTCTTGAGAGTGAAAAGCAAGCGCAAGCGATAGAAAGGATAGTCCCTCGCGCGTTCGCGCGAACTACTAGAAAATGGTGAGATCATTAGATCATTAGTGAAAGAAGGACCAACGACGATGAAGGTTACGAAGGAGAAGGAGGAGTAGGAGGAGTCAGTCTTCTTTGAAGATCGAGGAAAAAATCGGACAATTATGCCATTCGGCAGAAGTCTTCTACAGAAGGAAAGCCTGTATCGAGTAAGTGGAGAGGAAAGATCCCCAGAGATTCTTATCTTATTCCATTCCAGTGGCTCGACCAGTAACCAATGGCGAAAACTAAAAAATCCATGGTTTCCCGGTAGAACCCCATTTCGCCCAAGTTGTTGCGGAACCGGAAAAAAGAAGCGGTTTTTCGCACAGCTTGCTCATAGTGCAGGTCCCACTTGTATATTGTATTTGGCCGAAGAAGCATCGGACAGGTTGGAGTTCTTACCTTCTTGGGACTCCATGGACCAAGATCTGCTTTCATTATATGGGCAATACCGATCTACTTTAGTAGATCATATGGATGTAGAAAAAgcttctgattttgatgaattcgaaacatctcttttccatttctatttACCTAGTTCATATCTTTGTTTCGTGTGTTCCCGGGAGGAATTCGATCTCTTCAATCTCGGGATACCACCTAAATAACTGCGGCCAAAAAGTAAAATAGGTCGGGAAGAAAGAGTCTGAGGTTGGGTCGGACGACATACATCTTGGTTGGTTCCACCACCAACTTTCTTTATGTGAGTGATTTTAACCCTTAGATTCTCCAAAAACATCTTTAGCCACTCTTTTAATGCAATTGGCCATCTTATACCACATCACAGAGGTTTCTTCCTAAAAATTCCATTTCCCTTCCTCGTTATAAAGAGAAAGTCATTTGGCATACCTGCATGGATTAGATGTCCAGATAAACCCCCCGACCTGGGAAGTCTTTCGACCTCACTCACTTGATCAGCAAATGGGAAGCTTGAAAAAGCGGCTTTTCGCTCCTCTCCTTACAGTCGAGTGGCTTTCGCTCCTTCTTCCGTAAAATAAAGCAAAACGGCTGCTGCAACTACAGGTGAAAGTGGCACGGCTCTTGTATGATGGAGAAAAAATGACCAGAATCAAAAGATAGACCAAATTCAATGGAGGATGGGGAGTATGGCTGAGATTCCAAATCTTAAGAGATTGAAAGAGTGTAGGGGACATATTCTACATCTTAATAGCCCCGTGCTTTATTAGCGCAGTGTTAGAGAAGGGAGGACCGAACAATATGACAGGGCAAGAGCTCCGCTTAGCTTAGTTAGGAAGGCAATATTTCGCGTGCTAAGGCGCGCGTAAGCATCAAAGCCCATAGCGCGATAGGAAAGAATCTTAGTCTGGGCGGCGGGGAAGATAGTTCATATGATTTTTCCAAAGAATGATTCTACAATCGTACATAATACAATACAAAACCGATTTTTCGACGCGGGAAGACGGTGGAGAAATAATAACAGCAGGCATTGAGAGGACACATGCTAAATGGTCTACCTACTTCGTTACAATGGTTCCTGATGAGAACTACCTAGATGCTGCATCAAGGTTGGTTGTTAGGGATGGGGTAGAAATGTAGTTTACGTTTCAACTGGATCAGTTCGCCCGCAGGGACGAATGAAGGAACGCTTTTCTTCGGAGAGATAAATCCTGTTCCCTTCACCGCTCCGTGGGCTTCTGGGTAAACTGATGGTGGGTATCAATAGATCTCTTTTCCACCTAGGTTAAAGGGGTATGCCGCTATATATGCTACACCGAAGTATGCTCCTAGCTAAGCTACTGGCTTTGGATCTGCCTCTCGAGCACGAGGGTCGTATTCAATTCATAAGGCTATCGATCATGAAGGTTTGCCTATGGCTCTGTATCTACCTCTGTCTGCTGGTGCTTATTTTGATAAGCTGCAGGATCAACGACTGGATCAGCTGGAACTACAAAAGGCTATGGCTATGGAACTTTTTTGGATACTTAGCAAGGTGCTGGATCAACCGGCGATACTTCCTATGCCGAGAGCACCAATAGATAGCTTAGAGAACAGGTCTAGTTAATGCCCACCGGCAGTGAGCCAGGAGTAGGAATAGACAATAGGGGGGGGTTCATTTGCTCTTATCCTGTCTAGATAAGAGATTTGAAGGTCGATAAGGAGTTGGTAAGCGCATTGACTTGAGTTCTCCTCCACCGGTCTTGATGTTGGAACCAATCCACGGAATGGGGGAATAAGAAGATAAGGAAGCAGGATTCATTGGTGGTCCATTCTTCCCGGTGCCTCGATAGGcgggaaagaagaaaaaacgTAGTGAAGAGAAGCGTAGGAGGCTATGGGTATAGCATCCTAACGTAGGAGTGAAGCACGCTGTCTTACTCTGGAAAGCTCATCTCGGCCTTCATTAAGCAAATGGGCTTAGTCAGACCAACCGTATCGTAAGTAAGAAGAAGGGCGGTGGTCTTCCAAGAAGCGGAGATGGCGGAATAGCACGAAGCGAGAATCTTACTTTCGAGCAGCTCTTGAATAAGTAAGTGTTCCGCAAGTGTAGGTAAAGAATTATCCGACTTTCTTCTAAGAGTGGGTCTGTCTAATCAAATAAGAGATCAAACAAACTCCTCTTCTTCGAACTAGTCATTAATGGTAGGTTCATATGGGTATCCTTTTCCTTTTATGGCGAACCGAAAGGTCGTTCGTGAATATAACACGAAAGCACAGTGTTCTTAGTGTTTTCTTTACAGATATTGCCTTTCCTATGAAGATATTTGGTTGAGGTTAGAATTTGGTCATTCTCTTGAATTGACTTTGCGCTTTCACGGGCGGATCTGTCAACCATATGTTAATCGTGCGTGTTCTAAACTAGAAGCCGAATGTCGACTGCTACCTACCGGTTTGGCGGAAGAAATCGACATGAGGTAGGAAGCCGGGTAGGAGCACCCAATGACATCCGTTACATGACCACTTCATTTAGTCGTATCCGCCGGCAAAGATGGAATGTTTACAAATAACAGATGGTC contains:
- the LOC108473438 gene encoding uncharacterized mitochondrial protein ymf1-like; this translates as MPFGRSLLQKESLYRVSGEERSPEILILFHSSGSTSNQWRKLKNPWFPGRTPFRPSCCGTGKKKRFFAQLAHSAGPTCILYLAEEASDRLEFLPSWDSMDQDLLSLYGQYRSTLVDHMDVEKASDFDEFETSLFHFYLPSSYLCFVCSREEFDLFNLGIPPK